A section of the Bombus huntii isolate Logan2020A chromosome 5, iyBomHunt1.1, whole genome shotgun sequence genome encodes:
- the LOC126866052 gene encoding cilia- and flagella-associated protein 299-like — protein MTAVGTQIDSDKRLIQFETYEDYLDSLITFVDLGYLGNLNVARRLAELGYRCTSETLDEETFYRRLEAVKNLLFPIYRPYELTSEQVTPRDNIMQELALREHLNRLKIISTIIFVRNLTKLQFEISGYIDFSERLEKENWLPYFQGRKKIWPCASDLAYYYWRTGKTCLNKTSNFQPVIDPILGLRFKHCHDRHFINVDPGVPSPGIYTTRVRIHSQEYEHIILYDHVLRTRC, from the coding sequence atgACAGCGGTAGGAACACAAATAGATAGTGACAAAAGACTAATACAATTTGAAACTTATGAAGACTATTTGGATTCCCTAATAACATTTGTTGACCTTGGATATTTGGGAAATCTCAATGTCGCGCGTAGATTAGCTGAACTTGGTTATCGTTGTACGAGCGAAACACTCGACGAAGAAACATTTTATCGTCGTTTGGAAGCTGtgaaaaatttactttttccaatttataGACCGTACGAGTTAACATCGGAACAAGTGACACCAAGGGATAATATAATGCAAGAATTAGCACTCAGAGAACATCTGAATAGATTGAAAATCATATCCACTATCATATTCGTTAGAAATTTAACAAAACTTCAGTTTGAAATTTCTGGTTACATCGATTTTAGCGAAAGgcttgaaaaagaaaattggcTTCCGTATTTccaaggaagaaaaaaaatatggcCTTGTGCATCTGACCTTGCATATTATTATTGGAGAACAGGGAAAACATGTTTAAACAAAACGTCAAATTTTCAACCTGTTATAGACCCAATATTAGGGCTTCGATTTAAGCACTGTCACGATAGGCATTTCATTAATGTAGATCCTGGGGTGCCCTCTCCAGGCATATATACAACACGAGTAAGAATACATAGTCAAGAATATGAACACATAATATTATACGATCATGTTCTGCGAACAAGATGTTAA
- the LOC126866053 gene encoding sodium/calcium exchanger regulatory protein 1-like isoform X1 — protein MRNLWRGEVALEQHLPQEQGVYALDEHFVKIKETGENEEIAVSNLLKSESFELVRSGTLEDEGSLQPVRKHPEPPANESSPEHYRQGREMVSIVGAYQHESNENLDEYFKAVGVPYIPRKMMCMSSPRLEISNNCDKWTIRTITMIRTAEVTFTLGEEYEEHMPAGVILKNVTTMEGDNLVTVSVGPDNNKVVRKYEITKDGVVLIMTHEKSGQVGKRYFKRLS, from the exons ATGAGAAATCTATGGAGAGGAGAAGTAGCTCTCGAGCAGCATTTACCTCAAGAACAAGGAGTTTACGCTCTAGATGAACATTTCGTGAAGATCAAAGAGACCGGTGAAAACGAGGAGATAGCTGTTTCAAATCTATTAAAATCGGAATCTTTCGAACTAGTTCGTAGCGGTACGTTGGAAGACGAGGGCTCGCTGCAGCCTGTGAGAAAGCATCCCGAACCACCAGCAAACGAATCGTCTCCGGAGCATTACCGACAGGGGAGAGAAATGGTATCGATCGTTGGCGCTTATCAACATGAAAGCAATGAAAACCTCGACGAGTATTTCAAAGCTGTGG GTGTACCATATATTCCACGGAAAATGATGTGCATGTCCAGTCCGCGACTAGAAATATCGAACAACTGCGATAAATGGACTATTCGCACCATTACGATGATTCGCACGGCAGAAGTGACCTTTACTCTTGGCGAAGAGTACGAAGAACATATGCCGGCAGGAGTTATACTGAAA AATGTAACTACAATGGAAGGAGATAATTTAGTGACAGTTTCAGTCGGTCCAGATAACAACAAAGTAGTGCGGAAGTACGAAATTACAAAGGATGGTGTAGTGTTG atAATGACCCATGAAAAGAGTGGCCAAGTAGGAAAGCGCTATTTTAAGCGCCTTTCGTAA
- the LOC126866053 gene encoding sodium/calcium exchanger regulatory protein 1-like isoform X2 encodes MVSIVGAYQHESNENLDEYFKAVGVPYIPRKMMCMSSPRLEISNNCDKWTIRTITMIRTAEVTFTLGEEYEEHMPAGVILKNVTTMEGDNLVTVSVGPDNNKVVRKYEITKDGVVLIMTHEKSGQVGKRYFKRLS; translated from the exons ATGGTATCGATCGTTGGCGCTTATCAACATGAAAGCAATGAAAACCTCGACGAGTATTTCAAAGCTGTGG GTGTACCATATATTCCACGGAAAATGATGTGCATGTCCAGTCCGCGACTAGAAATATCGAACAACTGCGATAAATGGACTATTCGCACCATTACGATGATTCGCACGGCAGAAGTGACCTTTACTCTTGGCGAAGAGTACGAAGAACATATGCCGGCAGGAGTTATACTGAAA AATGTAACTACAATGGAAGGAGATAATTTAGTGACAGTTTCAGTCGGTCCAGATAACAACAAAGTAGTGCGGAAGTACGAAATTACAAAGGATGGTGTAGTGTTG atAATGACCCATGAAAAGAGTGGCCAAGTAGGAAAGCGCTATTTTAAGCGCCTTTCGTAA
- the LOC126866062 gene encoding UPF0545 protein C22orf39 homolog isoform X1, whose product MPEPNSTMKNTTPEEEIAYEWLIKPCEMYKEEYRDCTSIRARFHQYFIFGETLDCKQWQIDYKNCNLWSEYKDKEACKQLINSEKKRRLERLEGHYKNDIWQKRDKPPENWNAPLPSWLEKESSKSYLRIVSDKLKENQYEKEEKKFCTIM is encoded by the exons atgccagaacCTAACAGTACAATGAAAAATACTACACCTGAAGAAGAAATTGCATATGAATGGCTG atcaaACCATGTGAAATGTATAAAGAGGAATATAGGGATTGTACAAGCATAAGAGCACGGTttcatcaatattttatatttggaGAAACTCTAGACTGTAAACAGTGGCAAATTGATTATAAGAATTGCAATCTATGGTCTGAATATAAAGATAAAGAAGCATGT AAGCAATTAATAAACAGTGAAAAGAAGCGCAGACTAGAGAGATTAGAAGGTCATTATAAGAATGATATTTGGCAAAAGAGAGATAAACCTCCAGAAAATTGGAATGCTCCATTACCTAGCTGGCTAGAAAAAGAAAGTAGTAAATCATATTTACGAATTGTAAGTgacaaattaaaagaaaatcaatacgagaaagaagaaaaaaaattttgtacCATAATGTAA
- the LOC126866062 gene encoding UPF0545 protein C22orf39 homolog isoform X2 — protein MIKPCEMYKEEYRDCTSIRARFHQYFIFGETLDCKQWQIDYKNCNLWSEYKDKEACKQLINSEKKRRLERLEGHYKNDIWQKRDKPPENWNAPLPSWLEKESSKSYLRIVSDKLKENQYEKEEKKFCTIM, from the exons ATG atcaaACCATGTGAAATGTATAAAGAGGAATATAGGGATTGTACAAGCATAAGAGCACGGTttcatcaatattttatatttggaGAAACTCTAGACTGTAAACAGTGGCAAATTGATTATAAGAATTGCAATCTATGGTCTGAATATAAAGATAAAGAAGCATGT AAGCAATTAATAAACAGTGAAAAGAAGCGCAGACTAGAGAGATTAGAAGGTCATTATAAGAATGATATTTGGCAAAAGAGAGATAAACCTCCAGAAAATTGGAATGCTCCATTACCTAGCTGGCTAGAAAAAGAAAGTAGTAAATCATATTTACGAATTGTAAGTgacaaattaaaagaaaatcaatacgagaaagaagaaaaaaaattttgtacCATAATGTAA
- the LOC126866064 gene encoding B-cell CLL/lymphoma 7 protein family member B isoform X1, with translation MMSRSVRAETRSRAKDDIKRVMQVVDKVRHWEKKWVTIGETTMKIYKWVPISTLDQKKKTKTVADKENGLPRKSGLDSSNSNFGLTEDSNTCFSTVSDSQGLTDFSAHLGFSEDSNSQNSEPTSKRLKTD, from the exons ATGATGTCGCGGTCTGTACGTGCAGAGACTCGTAGTCGTGCCAAGGATGATATTAAGCGTGTAATGCAAGTCGTTGACAAAGTTCGCCATTG GGAAAAGAAATGGGTTACAATAGGAGAAACTACTATGAAGATTTATAAATGGGTACCTATATCAACACTTGATCAG aagaagaagacaaAGACAGTTGCAGACAAGGAAAATGGTTTGCCAAGAAAAAGTGGATTAGATTCGTCGAACTCTAATTTTGGTCTTACAGAGGATTCAAATACAT GTTTTTCAACAGTTAGTGATTCCCAAGGATTAACTGACTTTTCTGCGCATCTGGGATTTTCTGAAGATTCTAATTCACAAAATAGTGAACCAACATCTAAAAGGTTAAAGACTGATTAA
- the LOC126866064 gene encoding B-cell CLL/lymphoma 7 protein family member B isoform X2, whose product MMSRSVRAETRSRAKDDIKRVMQVVDKVRHWEKKWVTIGETTMKIYKWVPISTLDQKKKTKTVADKENGLPRKSGLDSSNSNFGLTEDSNTFSDSQGLTDFSAHLGFSEDSNSQNSEPTSKRLKTD is encoded by the exons ATGATGTCGCGGTCTGTACGTGCAGAGACTCGTAGTCGTGCCAAGGATGATATTAAGCGTGTAATGCAAGTCGTTGACAAAGTTCGCCATTG GGAAAAGAAATGGGTTACAATAGGAGAAACTACTATGAAGATTTATAAATGGGTACCTATATCAACACTTGATCAG aagaagaagacaaAGACAGTTGCAGACAAGGAAAATGGTTTGCCAAGAAAAAGTGGATTAGATTCGTCGAACTCTAATTTTGGTCTTACAGAGGATTCAAATACAT TTAGTGATTCCCAAGGATTAACTGACTTTTCTGCGCATCTGGGATTTTCTGAAGATTCTAATTCACAAAATAGTGAACCAACATCTAAAAGGTTAAAGACTGATTAA
- the LOC126866047 gene encoding C-factor isoform X2: MQVTELTLLAEKSENVHIIEIDLANTKDYDKIIKVVAEKVGNAGLNVLFNNAGISSKFTRLGLVKEEQLTETFFVNTVAPILLTKAILPLLKIASNNFADKSKMNVNRAAVINMSSILGSIADNNEGGYYPYRCSKAALNAATKSMSIDLKKDGILVTCIHPGWVRTDMGGTNAPMDVDTSVTNILNILNLLNEEHTGCFIQHDGKILSW, encoded by the exons ATGCAAGTCACT GAATTGACTCTATTGGCTGAGAAATCGGAGAACGTTCATATTATTGAAATAG ATTTAGCCAATACAAAAGattacgataaaataataaaagtcgTGGCCGAAAAGGTAGGCAATGCAGGATTAAATGTTCTATTTAATAATGCCGGAATCAGTTCAAAATTTACAAGGCTTGGTCTTGTAAAAGAGGAACAGCTTACAGAaacattttttgtaaatacTGTAGCACCAATTTTGTTAACAAAG GCAATTTTACCATTATTGAAAATAGCATCCAATAACTTTGCAGACAAATCAAAAATGAATGTTAACAGAGCTGCGGTTATTAACATGTCTTCAATTCTTGGAAGTATTGCTGACAATAATGAAGGTGGATATTACCCTTATAGATGTAGCAAG GCAGCTCTCAACGCAGCTACAAAGTCAATGAGCATTGATTTAAAAAAGGATGGAATCCTTGTTACTTGTATACATCCTGGCTGGGTGCGTACAGATATGGGAGGAACCAATGCACCCATGGATGTTGATACTAGTGTTACTAATATCttgaatatattaaatttattaaatgaaGAACATACAGGTTGTTTTATTCAACatgatggaaaaattttatcTTGGTAA
- the LOC126866047 gene encoding C-factor isoform X1: MKSILITGCNRGLGLGLVKHLVKTLQPPENIFATCRNVNKARELTLLAEKSENVHIIEIDLANTKDYDKIIKVVAEKVGNAGLNVLFNNAGISSKFTRLGLVKEEQLTETFFVNTVAPILLTKAILPLLKIASNNFADKSKMNVNRAAVINMSSILGSIADNNEGGYYPYRCSKAALNAATKSMSIDLKKDGILVTCIHPGWVRTDMGGTNAPMDVDTSVTNILNILNLLNEEHTGCFIQHDGKILSW; this comes from the exons ATGAAGTCTATCTTAATCACAGGCTGCAACCGTGGGCTTGGCCTAGGTTTAGTGAAACACCTGGTAAAAACGTTGCAACCACCAGAGAATATCTTTGCAACTTGCCGAAACGTGAATAAAGCAAGG GAATTGACTCTATTGGCTGAGAAATCGGAGAACGTTCATATTATTGAAATAG ATTTAGCCAATACAAAAGattacgataaaataataaaagtcgTGGCCGAAAAGGTAGGCAATGCAGGATTAAATGTTCTATTTAATAATGCCGGAATCAGTTCAAAATTTACAAGGCTTGGTCTTGTAAAAGAGGAACAGCTTACAGAaacattttttgtaaatacTGTAGCACCAATTTTGTTAACAAAG GCAATTTTACCATTATTGAAAATAGCATCCAATAACTTTGCAGACAAATCAAAAATGAATGTTAACAGAGCTGCGGTTATTAACATGTCTTCAATTCTTGGAAGTATTGCTGACAATAATGAAGGTGGATATTACCCTTATAGATGTAGCAAG GCAGCTCTCAACGCAGCTACAAAGTCAATGAGCATTGATTTAAAAAAGGATGGAATCCTTGTTACTTGTATACATCCTGGCTGGGTGCGTACAGATATGGGAGGAACCAATGCACCCATGGATGTTGATACTAGTGTTACTAATATCttgaatatattaaatttattaaatgaaGAACATACAGGTTGTTTTATTCAACatgatggaaaaattttatcTTGGTAA
- the LOC126866020 gene encoding thioredoxin reductase 2, mitochondrial isoform X1: MKSRNSKKKKSWCLSCHKKPQTMDSDLSDQETEYYIKVKELVIDQNNFKADQKFMYDLLVIGGGSGGLAAAKEAVNLGAKVAVLDFVTPSPRGTTWGLGGTCVNVGCIPKKLMHQAALLGEAIHESAAYGWQIPDPKTIKIDWQALTTAVQNHIKSVNWVTRVELRTKKVEYFNALGYFKDQHTVCGKMKNGEEKLFTAKNILIAVGGRPRYPNIPGALEYGISSDDIFSLGEAPGKTLVVGAGYIGLECAGFLNSMGYDATVMVRSIVLRGFDQQMANTVAEEMEKRGVHFIYEAKPSKIEKQSDGRLLVHWVDKDRQTHQDIFDTVLFAIGRKPLTEELKPENIGLKLVPETAKIDAIDEQTNIPNVYAVGDVLHKKPELTPVAIHAGRLLARRLFGNSTEQMDYVNVATTIFSPLEYGCVGLSEEAAIAIHGEDKIEIYHAYYKPTEFFIPQKDVSNCYLKVVAFRNGDQRVLGMHFIGPNAGEVIQGFAAAIKCNLTFPKLKDTVGIHPTVAEEFTRISVTKRSGLDPKPQSCCS, encoded by the exons ATGAAATCTCGTAactcgaagaaaaagaagtcgTGGTGTCTTAGTTGTCACAAGAAACCGCAAACCATGGATTCGGATTTAAGTGATCAAGAAACTGAATACTATATAAAAGTGAAAGAGCTGGTGATAGATCAAAATAACTTCAAGG CTGATCAAAAGTTCATGTATGATCTGCTTGTTATTGGTGGTGGATCAGGAGGTTTGGCAGCTGCCAAAGAAGCAGTGAATCTAGGTGCAAAAGTTGCAGTTCTTGATTTTGTCACACCATCTCCAAGAGGTACTACTTGGGGTTTGGGTGGTACTTGTGTAAATGTTGGTTGTATACCAAAAAAGTTGATGCATCAAGCTGCTTTATTAGGAGAAGCAATACAT GAATCAGCAGCTTATGGTTGGCAAATACCAGATCCAAAAACTATTAAGATTGATTGGCAAGCATTAACAACAGCAGTACAAAATCATATAAAATCTGTGAACTGGGTCACACGAGTAGAGCTTAGAACAAA AAAAGTCGAATATTTCAATGCTCTTGGTTATTTTAAAGACCAACATACAGTATGcgggaaaatgaaaaatggagaagaaaaattgtttacaGCAAAGAATATTTTGATTGCTGTAGGTGGTAGGCCAAGATATCCTAATATTCCTGGTGCTTTAGAATATGGTATAAGCAGCGATGATATCTTTAGTTTAGGGGAAGCTCCAGGGAAAACTCTTGTTGTTGGTGCTGGAT ATATTGGTTTGGAGTGTGCTGGATTCTTGAATAGTATGGGTTACGATGCAACTGTAATGGTACGTTCAATTGTTTTACGTGGATTTGATCAGCAAATGGCAAATACTGTTGCTGAGGAAATGGAGAAACGTGGTGTACACTTTATTTATGAAGCTAAACcatcaaaaattgaaaagcaAAGCGATGGTCGGCTTCTTGTACATTGGGTAGATAAA gATAGACAAACACATCAAGATATTTTCGATACCGTTCTCTTCGCTATAGGTCGCAAACCACTTACAGAAGAATTAAAACCAGAAAACATCGGTCTTAAACTTGTACCCGAAACTGCAAAAATAGACGCAATAGATGAACAAACGAATATTCCAAATGTATATGCTGTTGGTGATGTGCTTCAT AAAAAACCAGAATTAACCCCTGTTGCCATACATGCGGGTCGATTATTAGCGAGAAGGTTATTCGGAAACTCAACGGAACAAATGGATTACGTGAATGTTGCAACAACAATATTCAGTCCTTTAGAATATGGTTGTGTTGGTCTTAGCGAAGAAGCAGCGATTGCTATTCATGGAGAAgacaaaatagaaatttatcaTGCATATTACAAACCAACGGAATTCTTTATACCACAAAAAGATGTTTCTAATTGCTACTTAAAGGTAGTTGCATTTAGAAATGGCGATCAGAGAGTGCTTGGTATGCATTTCATTGGTCCTAATGCCGGTGAAGTGATTCAAGGTTTTGCTGCTGCTATAaa GTGTAATTTAACATTTCCAAAACTAAAAGATACCGTTGGAATTCATCCAACAGTGGCAGAAGAATTTACACGTATATCAGTAACTAAACGTTCTGGGCTTGATCCTAAGCCACAAAGTTGTTGCAGTTAA
- the LOC126866020 gene encoding thioredoxin reductase 1, mitochondrial isoform X3 — translation MAPIADQKFMYDLLVIGGGSGGLAAAKEAVNLGAKVAVLDFVTPSPRGTTWGLGGTCVNVGCIPKKLMHQAALLGEAIHESAAYGWQIPDPKTIKIDWQALTTAVQNHIKSVNWVTRVELRTKKVEYFNALGYFKDQHTVCGKMKNGEEKLFTAKNILIAVGGRPRYPNIPGALEYGISSDDIFSLGEAPGKTLVVGAGYIGLECAGFLNSMGYDATVMVRSIVLRGFDQQMANTVAEEMEKRGVHFIYEAKPSKIEKQSDGRLLVHWVDKDRQTHQDIFDTVLFAIGRKPLTEELKPENIGLKLVPETAKIDAIDEQTNIPNVYAVGDVLHKKPELTPVAIHAGRLLARRLFGNSTEQMDYVNVATTIFSPLEYGCVGLSEEAAIAIHGEDKIEIYHAYYKPTEFFIPQKDVSNCYLKVVAFRNGDQRVLGMHFIGPNAGEVIQGFAAAIKCNLTFPKLKDTVGIHPTVAEEFTRISVTKRSGLDPKPQSCCS, via the exons ATGGCACCAATTG CTGATCAAAAGTTCATGTATGATCTGCTTGTTATTGGTGGTGGATCAGGAGGTTTGGCAGCTGCCAAAGAAGCAGTGAATCTAGGTGCAAAAGTTGCAGTTCTTGATTTTGTCACACCATCTCCAAGAGGTACTACTTGGGGTTTGGGTGGTACTTGTGTAAATGTTGGTTGTATACCAAAAAAGTTGATGCATCAAGCTGCTTTATTAGGAGAAGCAATACAT GAATCAGCAGCTTATGGTTGGCAAATACCAGATCCAAAAACTATTAAGATTGATTGGCAAGCATTAACAACAGCAGTACAAAATCATATAAAATCTGTGAACTGGGTCACACGAGTAGAGCTTAGAACAAA AAAAGTCGAATATTTCAATGCTCTTGGTTATTTTAAAGACCAACATACAGTATGcgggaaaatgaaaaatggagaagaaaaattgtttacaGCAAAGAATATTTTGATTGCTGTAGGTGGTAGGCCAAGATATCCTAATATTCCTGGTGCTTTAGAATATGGTATAAGCAGCGATGATATCTTTAGTTTAGGGGAAGCTCCAGGGAAAACTCTTGTTGTTGGTGCTGGAT ATATTGGTTTGGAGTGTGCTGGATTCTTGAATAGTATGGGTTACGATGCAACTGTAATGGTACGTTCAATTGTTTTACGTGGATTTGATCAGCAAATGGCAAATACTGTTGCTGAGGAAATGGAGAAACGTGGTGTACACTTTATTTATGAAGCTAAACcatcaaaaattgaaaagcaAAGCGATGGTCGGCTTCTTGTACATTGGGTAGATAAA gATAGACAAACACATCAAGATATTTTCGATACCGTTCTCTTCGCTATAGGTCGCAAACCACTTACAGAAGAATTAAAACCAGAAAACATCGGTCTTAAACTTGTACCCGAAACTGCAAAAATAGACGCAATAGATGAACAAACGAATATTCCAAATGTATATGCTGTTGGTGATGTGCTTCAT AAAAAACCAGAATTAACCCCTGTTGCCATACATGCGGGTCGATTATTAGCGAGAAGGTTATTCGGAAACTCAACGGAACAAATGGATTACGTGAATGTTGCAACAACAATATTCAGTCCTTTAGAATATGGTTGTGTTGGTCTTAGCGAAGAAGCAGCGATTGCTATTCATGGAGAAgacaaaatagaaatttatcaTGCATATTACAAACCAACGGAATTCTTTATACCACAAAAAGATGTTTCTAATTGCTACTTAAAGGTAGTTGCATTTAGAAATGGCGATCAGAGAGTGCTTGGTATGCATTTCATTGGTCCTAATGCCGGTGAAGTGATTCAAGGTTTTGCTGCTGCTATAaa GTGTAATTTAACATTTCCAAAACTAAAAGATACCGTTGGAATTCATCCAACAGTGGCAGAAGAATTTACACGTATATCAGTAACTAAACGTTCTGGGCTTGATCCTAAGCCACAAAGTTGTTGCAGTTAA
- the LOC126866020 gene encoding thioredoxin reductase 1, mitochondrial isoform X2 has translation MATLTLLARLVTFRSAHAKLLEFSWPRCNTFPYGRTAMACMCSDQKFMYDLLVIGGGSGGLAAAKEAVNLGAKVAVLDFVTPSPRGTTWGLGGTCVNVGCIPKKLMHQAALLGEAIHESAAYGWQIPDPKTIKIDWQALTTAVQNHIKSVNWVTRVELRTKKVEYFNALGYFKDQHTVCGKMKNGEEKLFTAKNILIAVGGRPRYPNIPGALEYGISSDDIFSLGEAPGKTLVVGAGYIGLECAGFLNSMGYDATVMVRSIVLRGFDQQMANTVAEEMEKRGVHFIYEAKPSKIEKQSDGRLLVHWVDKDRQTHQDIFDTVLFAIGRKPLTEELKPENIGLKLVPETAKIDAIDEQTNIPNVYAVGDVLHKKPELTPVAIHAGRLLARRLFGNSTEQMDYVNVATTIFSPLEYGCVGLSEEAAIAIHGEDKIEIYHAYYKPTEFFIPQKDVSNCYLKVVAFRNGDQRVLGMHFIGPNAGEVIQGFAAAIKCNLTFPKLKDTVGIHPTVAEEFTRISVTKRSGLDPKPQSCCS, from the exons ATGGCGACGTTAACGCTGCTCGCTAGGCTTGTCACATTCCGCTCCGCTCACGCTAAATTGCTCGAGTTCTCATGGCCTAGATGTAATACTTTCCCTTATGGAAGAACTGCGATGGCTTGCATGTGCT CTGATCAAAAGTTCATGTATGATCTGCTTGTTATTGGTGGTGGATCAGGAGGTTTGGCAGCTGCCAAAGAAGCAGTGAATCTAGGTGCAAAAGTTGCAGTTCTTGATTTTGTCACACCATCTCCAAGAGGTACTACTTGGGGTTTGGGTGGTACTTGTGTAAATGTTGGTTGTATACCAAAAAAGTTGATGCATCAAGCTGCTTTATTAGGAGAAGCAATACAT GAATCAGCAGCTTATGGTTGGCAAATACCAGATCCAAAAACTATTAAGATTGATTGGCAAGCATTAACAACAGCAGTACAAAATCATATAAAATCTGTGAACTGGGTCACACGAGTAGAGCTTAGAACAAA AAAAGTCGAATATTTCAATGCTCTTGGTTATTTTAAAGACCAACATACAGTATGcgggaaaatgaaaaatggagaagaaaaattgtttacaGCAAAGAATATTTTGATTGCTGTAGGTGGTAGGCCAAGATATCCTAATATTCCTGGTGCTTTAGAATATGGTATAAGCAGCGATGATATCTTTAGTTTAGGGGAAGCTCCAGGGAAAACTCTTGTTGTTGGTGCTGGAT ATATTGGTTTGGAGTGTGCTGGATTCTTGAATAGTATGGGTTACGATGCAACTGTAATGGTACGTTCAATTGTTTTACGTGGATTTGATCAGCAAATGGCAAATACTGTTGCTGAGGAAATGGAGAAACGTGGTGTACACTTTATTTATGAAGCTAAACcatcaaaaattgaaaagcaAAGCGATGGTCGGCTTCTTGTACATTGGGTAGATAAA gATAGACAAACACATCAAGATATTTTCGATACCGTTCTCTTCGCTATAGGTCGCAAACCACTTACAGAAGAATTAAAACCAGAAAACATCGGTCTTAAACTTGTACCCGAAACTGCAAAAATAGACGCAATAGATGAACAAACGAATATTCCAAATGTATATGCTGTTGGTGATGTGCTTCAT AAAAAACCAGAATTAACCCCTGTTGCCATACATGCGGGTCGATTATTAGCGAGAAGGTTATTCGGAAACTCAACGGAACAAATGGATTACGTGAATGTTGCAACAACAATATTCAGTCCTTTAGAATATGGTTGTGTTGGTCTTAGCGAAGAAGCAGCGATTGCTATTCATGGAGAAgacaaaatagaaatttatcaTGCATATTACAAACCAACGGAATTCTTTATACCACAAAAAGATGTTTCTAATTGCTACTTAAAGGTAGTTGCATTTAGAAATGGCGATCAGAGAGTGCTTGGTATGCATTTCATTGGTCCTAATGCCGGTGAAGTGATTCAAGGTTTTGCTGCTGCTATAaa GTGTAATTTAACATTTCCAAAACTAAAAGATACCGTTGGAATTCATCCAACAGTGGCAGAAGAATTTACACGTATATCAGTAACTAAACGTTCTGGGCTTGATCCTAAGCCACAAAGTTGTTGCAGTTAA